Proteins encoded within one genomic window of Neorhizobium galegae bv. orientalis str. HAMBI 540:
- the iolB gene encoding 5-deoxy-glucuronate isomerase, which translates to MTDLLRKPKGASGKVHDVTPKDAGWGYVGFGLYRLKPGESAAEKTGETEVILVLVEGRADISGGGKAFGELGDRMNVFERKPPHCVYVPAGSDWSAKATTECTLAVCTAPAKPGREAAVIGPEGLSLNTRGRDANTRYIFPIAMEERDVADSLLVTEVFTPAGNWSSYPPHRHDEDNFPDMTYLEETYYHRLNPAQGFGFQRVFTEDGSLDETMAVSDHDLVLVPKGHHPCGAPYGYEMYYLNVMAGPIRKWRFKNHPDHDWIFRRDNP; encoded by the coding sequence ATGACAGACCTGCTGCGCAAGCCGAAAGGCGCATCCGGCAAGGTGCATGACGTCACGCCGAAGGATGCCGGCTGGGGTTATGTCGGCTTTGGCCTCTACCGCCTGAAGCCGGGCGAAAGTGCTGCCGAAAAGACCGGCGAGACGGAAGTCATCCTCGTGCTGGTCGAGGGCAGGGCGGATATCTCCGGAGGCGGCAAGGCTTTCGGCGAGCTCGGCGACCGGATGAACGTCTTCGAGCGCAAGCCGCCGCACTGCGTTTATGTGCCCGCTGGTTCCGACTGGAGCGCCAAAGCCACCACCGAATGCACGCTCGCTGTCTGCACCGCGCCGGCGAAGCCCGGACGCGAAGCGGCGGTGATCGGGCCGGAAGGGCTTTCCCTCAATACCCGCGGCAGGGATGCCAATACCCGTTACATCTTTCCGATCGCCATGGAGGAAAGGGACGTCGCCGACAGCCTTCTGGTCACCGAGGTGTTCACGCCGGCCGGCAATTGGTCCTCCTATCCGCCGCACCGGCATGACGAGGATAATTTCCCCGACATGACCTATCTGGAAGAGACCTATTACCACCGGCTGAACCCGGCGCAGGGTTTCGGCTTCCAGCGGGTCTTCACCGAAGACGGCTCGCTTGACGAGACCATGGCCGTTTCGGACCACGATCTCGTGCTGGTGCCAAAAGGCCATCATCCCTGCGGCGCGCCCTATGGTTACGAGATGTATTATCTGAACGTCATGGCCGGCCCGATCCGCAAATGGCGGTTCAAGAACCACCCGGACCACGACTGGATCTTCAGAAGGGACAATCCTTAA
- a CDS encoding dipeptide/oligopeptide/nickel ABC transporter permease/ATP-binding protein translates to MSDINAAQPPIPAASQRRHFVRSVLTNPTGLAASLALLVVIASAIFAPLLAPNDPSAVQIFKVNAVAGDGYLLGGDGSGRDIWSRLLHGGRNTFLGALITVVIAASIGVTAGLFAGFYGRKLDLVARWISDGIMALPALIVLLAFYQALGASIYLSMAVFGVMLSPGFFRLTRNLVNGVKNELYIDAARVSGLSDLRIITKHILLSVRAPVVIQTSIVAGIAIVVQSGLEFLGLGDPSTPTWGGMLQDAFSNIYVTPQAILWPGLAITATVASLVLLANAIRDRMQQGSVQVRAPKVLPRTVSESLPRAAPDVLLDVRDLVVAYPANDGWREVVKGVSLSLRRGEVLGLVGESGSGKSQTAFSILGLLSPGGRVLSGSIQFDGIDLGRSSEDELRTLRGKRIAYVPQEPMANLDPAFRIGFQLVEPMMAVLGISRAEATRRALKLLARVKLPDPERVFRAYPHEISGGMAQRVLIAGAVACSPDLLIADEPTTALDVTVQAEVLDLLRDLQKEFNMAVMLVTHNFGVVADSCDRVAVMKDGRIVEINTVADLFAAPAHDYTRMLLGSVLEDGMTRTYRPPMTEEMRA, encoded by the coding sequence ATGAGCGATATCAACGCCGCCCAGCCGCCAATCCCCGCGGCTTCGCAGCGCCGTCATTTCGTCCGTTCGGTGCTCACCAACCCGACCGGCCTTGCCGCCTCGCTGGCGCTTCTGGTCGTTATCGCATCGGCGATCTTCGCGCCTCTGCTTGCCCCCAACGATCCGTCCGCCGTCCAGATATTCAAGGTCAATGCCGTCGCCGGCGACGGTTATCTCCTCGGGGGCGACGGTTCGGGACGCGACATATGGAGCCGTCTCCTCCATGGCGGTCGCAACACATTCCTCGGTGCGCTGATCACGGTGGTCATCGCCGCATCCATCGGGGTGACAGCGGGACTCTTCGCCGGCTTTTACGGCAGGAAACTCGATCTCGTGGCCCGCTGGATCTCCGACGGAATCATGGCCCTGCCGGCGCTGATCGTATTGCTCGCCTTCTATCAGGCGCTCGGTGCCTCGATCTACCTGTCGATGGCGGTTTTCGGAGTGATGCTGTCACCGGGCTTTTTCCGGCTTACGCGCAATCTCGTCAACGGGGTCAAAAACGAACTCTATATCGACGCCGCGCGCGTCTCGGGCCTTAGCGATCTCAGGATCATCACCAAGCACATTCTGCTTTCGGTACGAGCGCCGGTGGTGATCCAGACCTCCATCGTCGCCGGGATCGCCATCGTCGTCCAGTCAGGTCTCGAGTTCCTCGGGCTTGGCGATCCCAGCACGCCGACCTGGGGCGGAATGCTGCAGGATGCCTTCTCCAACATCTATGTCACTCCGCAGGCTATTCTCTGGCCGGGGCTTGCAATCACGGCAACGGTCGCTTCGCTGGTGCTGCTTGCGAACGCCATCCGCGACCGCATGCAGCAGGGCAGTGTTCAAGTCAGGGCGCCGAAGGTCCTCCCCCGGACGGTGAGCGAATCGCTGCCACGCGCCGCACCCGACGTGCTGCTCGATGTCAGGGATCTCGTTGTAGCCTATCCCGCGAACGACGGCTGGCGCGAAGTCGTCAAGGGCGTGAGCCTCAGCCTCAGGCGCGGCGAAGTTCTGGGACTTGTCGGCGAAAGCGGATCAGGCAAGAGCCAGACGGCCTTTTCCATCCTCGGACTTTTGTCGCCTGGGGGTCGTGTGCTTTCCGGCTCCATCCAGTTCGACGGTATCGATCTGGGGAGATCTTCCGAAGATGAGCTGCGTACCCTTCGCGGCAAGCGCATCGCCTATGTCCCCCAGGAGCCGATGGCCAATCTCGATCCGGCGTTCCGGATCGGGTTCCAGCTCGTCGAGCCGATGATGGCGGTGCTCGGAATCTCGCGGGCGGAAGCGACGCGGCGGGCGCTGAAACTGCTTGCCCGCGTGAAGCTGCCGGACCCGGAACGGGTGTTTCGGGCCTACCCGCACGAGATCTCCGGCGGCATGGCCCAGCGCGTCCTCATTGCCGGCGCTGTCGCCTGCAGTCCCGACCTTCTGATCGCCGACGAACCAACCACTGCGCTCGACGTAACCGTGCAGGCCGAAGTGCTCGATCTTCTGCGCGACCTGCAAAAGGAGTTCAACATGGCGGTCATGCTGGTGACCCACAATTTCGGTGTCGTGGCGGATAGCTGCGACCGGGTGGCCGTCATGAAGGACGGCAGGATCGTTGAAATCAACACCGTGGCAGACCTCTTCGCCGCGCCGGCGCACGACTACACCCGCATGCTTCTCGGATCCGTTCTCGAAGATGGCATGACGCGGACATATAGGCCACCGATGACGGAGGAGATGCGCGCATGA
- a CDS encoding ATP-binding cassette domain-containing protein, whose protein sequence is MNDQILVDCRNVNVHFGAHHVLKHVNLTIRPGETVGLVGESGSGKTTLGRAILGIGPVSSGEIVFDGENIAGVPPRARQGQAAIQAVFQDPYSSLNPSMMIEDILTEPIVARGLASRADASRQVRKLLDQVALPSDAAERFAREFSGGQRQRIAIARALALSPRLIVCDEPVSALDLSTQSRVMDLFIEIQDRTGVAYLFVSHDLAAVRHISHRVAVMRFGEIVEFGECDQVTARPAHDYTKRLLLAAPVADPARQAERRAAFRALAMTA, encoded by the coding sequence ATGAACGATCAGATCCTCGTCGATTGCCGCAACGTCAACGTCCATTTCGGCGCCCACCATGTCCTGAAACACGTCAATCTCACCATCCGCCCCGGTGAAACCGTGGGGCTGGTGGGCGAGAGCGGATCGGGCAAGACGACGCTCGGGCGCGCCATTCTCGGCATCGGCCCCGTCAGCTCGGGCGAGATAGTGTTCGACGGCGAGAATATCGCCGGAGTGCCGCCACGCGCACGCCAAGGCCAGGCGGCCATCCAGGCGGTATTCCAGGATCCCTACAGCTCGCTCAACCCGTCGATGATGATCGAAGACATCCTGACGGAACCGATAGTTGCGCGCGGGCTCGCCTCGCGTGCCGATGCCTCCCGGCAGGTCCGCAAGCTGCTCGATCAGGTCGCCCTGCCAAGCGACGCGGCGGAACGGTTTGCCCGCGAGTTTTCTGGCGGCCAGCGCCAGCGGATCGCCATTGCCCGTGCGCTGGCGCTGTCCCCGCGCCTCATCGTTTGCGATGAGCCGGTCTCCGCCCTCGATCTTTCCACCCAATCGCGGGTCATGGATCTGTTCATCGAGATCCAGGATCGGACGGGCGTCGCCTATCTCTTCGTTTCCCACGATCTGGCGGCGGTGCGTCACATCTCGCATCGTGTTGCGGTAATGCGCTTCGGCGAGATCGTTGAATTCGGAGAATGCGACCAGGTGACGGCTCGCCCCGCTCATGACTACACGAAGCGTCTGCTTCTCGCCGCGCCCGTCGCCGATCCCGCAAGGCAGGCGGAACGGCGCGCCGCGTTCCGCGCCCTCGCAATGACGGCTTAA
- a CDS encoding ABC transporter substrate-binding protein — MRNRLILSALTAAFLSMPPVAQAEVGNNPETLAIAGILDNDTFDRAGLSIGHRAQYWMPVFDTLLYTAPDGKTMPNLATEWHFNGDGTELTLKLREGVKFTDGTPFNAEAVKANLEYLRDGVGQNTWMAGAVKNVEIVGPAELKLHLKEPDPGMLFNLATVGGAMASPATLGKADSKMLPIGSGPYVYDTARSVTGRQYVYKRNPDYWNAGAFPFETMTITPINDLSARMNALKSGQVDAAAGEGQVVPEAEASKLTVSRLPVDWLGLFLSDRDGKMVKALSDVRVRRALNMAFDEKAILKFVARGYGEVTDQPFVPPSEAFDPSLDGTYHYDPKAARGLLAEAGYPNGFSVTMPDIGTLASYTPIITQQLKDIGVTVNWVKVPPNVTIAELLSGKYPMFLFRLGSQSPWADFNKFAFANSPWNTSKAKDEKLEALLKTAQYTPPGKEQNAAMQAANRYMVENAFFAPWFRIDSIYISNAEVKVQMQAQNIVPWPRNYAPSK; from the coding sequence ATGCGAAACCGATTGATTTTGTCCGCCTTGACGGCGGCTTTTTTATCCATGCCGCCGGTCGCCCAAGCAGAAGTCGGGAACAACCCGGAGACGCTTGCGATCGCGGGCATTCTGGATAACGACACCTTCGACCGTGCCGGCCTTTCCATCGGCCATCGCGCCCAGTACTGGATGCCGGTCTTCGACACGCTGCTCTACACGGCACCGGATGGCAAGACGATGCCAAACCTGGCCACCGAATGGCACTTTAACGGCGATGGCACGGAGCTGACGCTCAAGCTGCGAGAAGGCGTCAAATTCACCGACGGAACACCCTTTAACGCGGAGGCGGTGAAGGCAAACCTCGAATATCTGCGCGATGGCGTCGGGCAGAACACCTGGATGGCTGGCGCTGTCAAGAATGTCGAGATCGTAGGCCCGGCAGAGCTGAAGCTGCACCTCAAGGAGCCAGATCCCGGCATGCTCTTCAACCTGGCGACCGTCGGCGGCGCGATGGCGAGCCCCGCGACGCTCGGCAAGGCTGATTCCAAGATGCTCCCGATCGGTTCCGGACCTTACGTCTACGACACGGCGCGCTCGGTGACCGGACGGCAATACGTCTACAAGCGCAATCCGGATTATTGGAATGCCGGCGCCTTTCCGTTCGAAACCATGACGATCACGCCGATTAACGATCTCAGCGCGCGGATGAATGCGCTGAAATCCGGTCAGGTGGATGCCGCCGCGGGCGAAGGACAGGTCGTCCCCGAGGCCGAGGCGAGCAAGCTGACGGTCTCCAGATTGCCCGTGGACTGGCTGGGTCTGTTTCTCTCCGACCGCGACGGCAAAATGGTGAAGGCGCTGTCCGACGTGCGCGTCCGGCGCGCTCTCAATATGGCATTCGATGAAAAAGCGATCCTGAAGTTCGTCGCCCGGGGTTATGGCGAAGTCACGGATCAACCTTTCGTTCCGCCAAGCGAAGCATTTGATCCATCGCTCGACGGGACCTATCACTATGACCCGAAGGCGGCCCGTGGCCTGCTTGCCGAAGCGGGTTATCCAAACGGCTTCAGCGTCACGATGCCGGATATCGGCACGCTTGCTTCCTACACGCCGATCATCACCCAACAGCTCAAGGATATCGGCGTCACCGTCAACTGGGTGAAAGTTCCGCCGAATGTTACAATCGCCGAGTTGCTGTCGGGCAAATACCCGATGTTCCTCTTTCGTCTGGGGAGCCAGTCGCCCTGGGCCGACTTCAACAAATTCGCCTTCGCAAACTCCCCCTGGAACACATCCAAGGCAAAGGACGAAAAGCTGGAGGCGCTCCTGAAGACAGCCCAGTATACGCCTCCAGGCAAGGAGCAGAATGCCGCGATGCAGGCTGCCAATCGATATATGGTCGAGAATGCCTTCTTTGCGCCGTGGTTCCGCATCGACAGCATCTACATTTCCAACGCTGAGGTGAAGGTCCAGATGCAGGCGCAGAACATCGTGCCATGGCCGCGCAATTATGCGCCCTCAAAGTGA
- a CDS encoding LysR family transcriptional regulator yields MLDQITHLFRLQAIVEEGSLRRAAERLNLTQPALSRSLAQLEAHFGRPLLERHARGVRPTLFGERVLSESLRMMRHWEVAEQELMSDKAIGKAYLRIGAGPMWRPAILPELLVDMQRRFPKIAFELRNSRYATSLTDLLEGRLDMLFTGMTIDDPQDFRLVALPLTKVINNVMAREDHPIFAARDPAGAVPPERLLDYPWLVHSELPIYQATTQHGLFERLGREPDIRLSCESLHSTLSILQRSDCLCLLPDAAVLATSCPRIVPVPVNLNYRHTRTGVIYREELSDWAPVRQMIALCRELFHLDNPPAAEQGDQQ; encoded by the coding sequence ATGCTGGACCAGATCACCCACCTCTTCCGTCTCCAGGCGATCGTGGAGGAAGGCAGTCTCCGTCGCGCCGCCGAGCGGCTGAACCTCACGCAGCCCGCCTTGTCTCGATCTCTCGCCCAGTTGGAGGCCCATTTCGGGCGACCGCTTCTGGAGCGGCACGCGCGCGGTGTCCGTCCGACGCTGTTCGGCGAGAGGGTTTTGTCAGAATCGCTGCGGATGATGCGCCACTGGGAAGTGGCCGAGCAGGAGCTGATGTCCGACAAGGCAATAGGCAAAGCCTATCTGCGGATCGGCGCCGGACCGATGTGGCGCCCGGCAATCCTGCCGGAGCTGCTCGTCGACATGCAGCGACGGTTCCCCAAGATCGCGTTCGAGCTCAGGAACAGCCGTTATGCGACCTCGCTCACCGATCTGCTGGAGGGGCGCCTCGACATGCTGTTCACGGGGATGACGATCGATGATCCGCAAGACTTCCGCCTCGTTGCGCTTCCCCTGACGAAAGTAATCAACAATGTGATGGCGCGCGAGGATCATCCGATCTTCGCCGCGCGCGACCCCGCAGGCGCGGTTCCGCCGGAGCGCCTGCTCGACTATCCCTGGCTCGTCCATTCCGAGCTTCCGATCTATCAGGCCACCACGCAGCACGGTCTTTTCGAGCGGCTAGGGCGGGAGCCAGACATCCGGTTGAGCTGTGAGAGCTTGCATTCGACATTGTCCATCCTTCAGCGGAGCGATTGCCTCTGCCTGTTGCCCGATGCGGCTGTGCTTGCGACCTCCTGTCCACGCATCGTGCCGGTGCCGGTCAATCTCAATTACAGGCACACGCGGACCGGGGTTATCTATCGTGAAGAACTCAGCGACTGGGCTCCGGTACGCCAGATGATCGCCCTCTGCAGGGAGCTCTTTCATCTCGATAACCCACCGGCGGCCGAGCAAGGCGATCAGCAGTGA
- a CDS encoding ABC transporter permease encodes MIRYLLRRVASGIALLCLVSTVTFMMVFGATGNVARNILGENATVDQLKALNSRLGLDRPLIVQFGDWVSHAVRGDLGPSWTMSESVASALASRLPVTLSMVTIAVALMALLSAMLGIAAAVRGGWADRAIQIVSVAGFAMPNFWLGLLLVLTFSVKFGWLPATGYVSFSASPSAWAASLVLPVTALVLSGIASASQQIRGAVIDALKQDYVRTLRSRGVSPRSVLYRHALRNAMPAALTVLSVQFIALLGGAAVIERVFAIPGMGSLTVSAALIGDVPVLMGVVVTLIIVVVLVNILVDFLNAWANPKVRMS; translated from the coding sequence ATGATACGTTATCTTCTGAGACGGGTCGCTTCCGGCATCGCGCTGCTTTGCCTGGTCTCGACCGTAACCTTCATGATGGTTTTCGGCGCCACGGGCAACGTCGCCCGCAACATCCTCGGTGAGAACGCGACGGTCGACCAGCTGAAGGCGCTGAACAGCCGGCTGGGGCTCGACCGACCGCTGATCGTACAATTCGGCGATTGGGTGAGCCATGCCGTCCGCGGCGACCTCGGCCCTTCATGGACGATGAGCGAGAGCGTGGCGTCGGCACTTGCGAGCCGGCTGCCCGTCACCCTGTCAATGGTGACCATCGCCGTGGCGCTGATGGCGCTCCTTTCGGCGATGCTCGGCATCGCCGCGGCCGTCCGCGGCGGCTGGGCCGACCGCGCGATCCAGATCGTCAGCGTCGCAGGTTTCGCCATGCCGAATTTCTGGCTCGGCCTGCTGCTGGTCCTCACCTTCTCGGTCAAGTTCGGCTGGCTGCCGGCGACGGGTTATGTTTCGTTCAGTGCTTCGCCGTCCGCCTGGGCAGCTTCCCTGGTGCTTCCTGTAACGGCGCTGGTGCTTTCGGGGATAGCCTCGGCCTCCCAGCAGATCCGGGGCGCGGTCATCGATGCGCTCAAGCAGGATTACGTGCGCACACTCCGCTCTCGCGGCGTCAGCCCCCGTTCGGTGCTCTACCGCCATGCGCTGCGCAATGCGATGCCGGCGGCGCTGACCGTTCTATCGGTTCAGTTCATCGCCCTTCTCGGCGGTGCCGCCGTCATCGAGCGCGTATTCGCTATTCCCGGCATGGGTTCGTTGACCGTCTCGGCTGCGCTGATCGGCGATGTTCCCGTGCTCATGGGAGTGGTCGTGACCCTTATCATCGTGGTCGTTCTGGTGAACATACTGGTCGACTTCCTCAACGCATGGGCAAATCCGAAGGTGAGGATGTCATGA
- a CDS encoding sulfatase family protein, translating into MSDDHAARAISAYGAGLNHTPNIDRLAKEGVRHDATYVTNSICTPSRAAILTGTHNHVNGVTTLVTHMNNRIPNVAKLLKAAGYRTGIFGKWHLGEGPLHEPKGFDDWAVVPGQGDYWDPAFIDRDGRRRIPGYVTDIITDKSIDFIEQGDGRPFFLMCHHKAPHRNFVPDHKYNHLWAEEDLPLPSTFNDDYSGRAAAAAAARMRVRSDLNWEDLGLVQPEGPATVTGELMLDQIPVRRVPELKNGGSITVVCASTGRNYTFTDPQAFAEFKYQRYMKRYLRTVQSIDDNVGRLLDYLDEKGLTENTLVIYTSDQGFFLGEHGWFDKRFMYEESLQMPFLARYPAAIPAGTSSRDLACNVDFAPTFLDYGGVRTPSFMQGRSMRPVLEGRTPDDWQQLVYHRYWMHNDAIHGAFAHYGVRDARYKLIYWYNDDLGQPGARPNGAPPEWELFDCVEDPHELRNVADDPGYAGIFREMLDKLDTYIAEIGDIAEHPRDLI; encoded by the coding sequence ATGTCGGATGACCATGCCGCGCGGGCAATCTCGGCCTATGGCGCAGGTCTCAACCACACCCCAAATATCGATCGGCTGGCGAAGGAAGGCGTGAGACATGACGCGACCTATGTCACGAACTCGATCTGCACGCCGTCGAGGGCCGCGATCCTGACCGGCACGCATAACCACGTCAATGGCGTCACGACGCTCGTGACGCACATGAACAATCGTATCCCCAACGTGGCCAAGCTTTTGAAAGCGGCAGGCTATCGCACCGGCATCTTCGGCAAATGGCATCTCGGCGAAGGTCCTCTCCACGAGCCGAAGGGGTTCGATGACTGGGCCGTCGTTCCAGGGCAGGGCGATTATTGGGACCCGGCCTTCATCGATCGTGATGGCCGGCGCCGAATTCCGGGCTATGTCACCGATATCATTACCGACAAATCGATCGATTTCATCGAACAAGGCGACGGCCGGCCCTTCTTTCTGATGTGCCACCACAAGGCGCCTCATCGCAATTTCGTGCCTGACCACAAATACAATCATCTCTGGGCGGAAGAGGACCTTCCGCTGCCGTCGACGTTCAACGACGATTATTCCGGCCGTGCGGCAGCCGCCGCCGCTGCCCGCATGCGCGTCCGCTCCGACCTCAACTGGGAGGATCTCGGGCTCGTGCAGCCGGAAGGGCCGGCCACCGTCACGGGGGAACTGATGCTGGATCAGATCCCGGTGCGCCGCGTGCCGGAACTCAAAAATGGCGGAAGCATCACCGTGGTCTGCGCTTCGACCGGCCGGAACTATACCTTCACCGATCCACAGGCGTTCGCGGAATTCAAATACCAGCGCTACATGAAGCGCTACCTCCGGACGGTTCAATCGATCGACGACAATGTCGGGCGCCTGCTCGACTACCTCGACGAAAAAGGCCTGACCGAGAACACGCTGGTGATCTACACATCTGACCAGGGCTTCTTCCTTGGTGAGCACGGCTGGTTCGACAAGCGCTTCATGTATGAGGAAAGTCTGCAGATGCCGTTTTTGGCGCGTTACCCGGCAGCGATCCCGGCCGGCACGAGCAGTCGCGACCTCGCCTGCAACGTCGACTTTGCGCCCACCTTCCTGGACTATGGCGGGGTGCGGACGCCTTCCTTCATGCAAGGGCGGTCGATGCGACCCGTGCTGGAAGGGCGGACTCCGGACGACTGGCAGCAATTGGTGTACCATCGCTACTGGATGCATAACGATGCCATCCATGGCGCCTTCGCGCATTACGGGGTGCGCGACGCCCGCTACAAACTCATCTACTGGTACAATGACGATCTGGGACAGCCAGGCGCCAGACCGAATGGCGCCCCGCCGGAATGGGAATTATTCGACTGCGTGGAAGATCCGCACGAATTGAGAAACGTCGCGGACGATCCGGGCTATGCGGGAATTTTCCGCGAGATGCTCGACAAGCTCGACACTTATATAGCCGAGATCGGCGACATCGCCGAGCATCCCAGGGACCTGATTTAG
- a CDS encoding sulfatase-like hydrolase/transferase: MRAIVLMFDSLNRRLLPPYGDRTAHAPNFGRLAERTATFDRCYAGSMPCMPARREMHTGRYNFLHRSWSPIEPFDDSVPELLRNAGIYTHLVTDHQHYWEDGGATYHTRFSSHEFFRGQEGDLWKGIVEGVDRTRLVDFLYQMKRQDPINRTYLRDELDHPQTRTFDAGLQFIETNAGQDDWMLQLETFDPHEPFFSYAEYHALYPDTGEDFDWPPYDRVTEAEERVLQARHRYLALLSMCDRNLGRLLDMMDEKNMWDDTMLIVCTDHGYMLGEKGWWGKSVMPWYDETIHTPFFVWDPRARVAGERRSALVQTIDIAPTLLDLFGLQPTPDMQGKPLLETVRNDAPVRKAGLFGNFGGHVCVTEGRYVYMRCCATEDNSPLHEYTLMPTHMRARFSPDELSKAELAPPFSFTKGAPVLRIPGWTIRGPWVFGTLLYDLETDPEQKNPLRDDRIELRMAELLVELMRASDAPSDQFERLGLPETGPVRGEHLLIEKQWAQVVSGQRSVARASDFPQGARVANIPIAKLMADETTRRILIAEVPRLAAKPLPAPLAAKTLVQAATVWPELDLGKLEALERALTEQV, encoded by the coding sequence ATGCGCGCCATCGTCCTGATGTTCGACAGCCTCAACCGCCGCCTTCTGCCGCCCTATGGCGACAGGACAGCCCATGCGCCAAATTTCGGGCGGCTTGCGGAAAGGACGGCCACGTTCGACCGCTGTTATGCCGGTTCCATGCCCTGCATGCCGGCGCGGCGCGAAATGCACACCGGCCGGTACAATTTTCTCCACCGGTCGTGGTCACCGATCGAGCCGTTCGACGACAGCGTGCCGGAGTTGTTGAGAAACGCCGGTATCTACACCCACCTGGTTACCGACCATCAGCATTATTGGGAGGATGGGGGCGCGACCTATCATACGCGCTTTTCTTCGCATGAGTTCTTTCGCGGCCAGGAAGGCGACCTCTGGAAAGGCATTGTCGAAGGTGTGGATCGCACGCGTCTCGTCGACTTCCTCTACCAGATGAAGCGGCAGGATCCAATCAACCGGACCTATCTCAGGGACGAGCTTGACCACCCGCAAACGCGAACATTCGATGCCGGCCTGCAATTCATCGAAACCAATGCCGGCCAGGATGATTGGATGCTGCAGCTCGAGACCTTCGATCCGCACGAGCCGTTTTTCAGCTATGCCGAATATCACGCGCTCTACCCCGATACCGGCGAGGATTTCGACTGGCCGCCCTATGATCGCGTCACCGAGGCGGAAGAACGGGTCCTCCAGGCGCGGCATCGCTATCTGGCGCTGCTTTCGATGTGCGACCGCAATCTCGGCCGGCTGCTTGACATGATGGACGAGAAGAACATGTGGGACGATACGATGCTGATCGTCTGCACGGACCATGGTTATATGCTCGGCGAAAAGGGCTGGTGGGGTAAATCCGTTATGCCGTGGTACGACGAGACGATCCACACGCCTTTCTTCGTCTGGGATCCGCGGGCCAGGGTTGCCGGCGAACGGCGCTCCGCGCTCGTTCAGACCATAGACATTGCGCCGACGCTCCTTGACCTGTTCGGCCTCCAGCCGACGCCTGATATGCAGGGAAAACCGCTTCTCGAGACGGTCAGAAACGATGCTCCGGTCCGCAAAGCGGGACTATTCGGGAATTTCGGGGGGCACGTGTGTGTCACCGAGGGCCGTTACGTCTACATGCGATGCTGCGCCACCGAGGACAATTCGCCGCTCCATGAATATACGCTGATGCCGACCCACATGCGCGCCCGCTTCTCCCCGGACGAACTGTCGAAGGCGGAGCTCGCGCCGCCTTTCTCCTTCACCAAAGGGGCTCCCGTCCTGCGCATACCGGGATGGACGATCCGGGGCCCCTGGGTTTTCGGGACCTTGCTCTACGATCTTGAGACGGATCCCGAGCAGAAAAATCCGCTCAGAGATGATAGAATTGAATTGCGGATGGCCGAGCTGCTCGTCGAGTTGATGCGTGCCTCCGATGCGCCCTCCGATCAGTTTGAACGGCTCGGCCTTCCCGAGACGGGACCGGTGCGCGGCGAACACCTGCTCATCGAAAAACAATGGGCGCAGGTCGTTTCCGGCCAGCGCAGCGTGGCGCGGGCAAGCGATTTCCCACAAGGGGCTCGGGTAGCGAATATCCCGATCGCGAAGCTCATGGCCGACGAAACGACGCGCCGCATCCTGATTGCGGAAGTTCCTCGTCTTGCGGCCAAGCCGCTGCCCGCCCCACTCGCCGCAAAGACGCTGGTGCAGGCGGCAACAGTCTGGCCGGAACTGGACCTGGGAAAGCTCGAGGCGCTTGAACGCGCGCTCACCGAGCAGGTTTGA